DNA from Oryzisolibacter sp. LB2S:
GGTGGGGGCTGGTCCGACGGGGCGTCGTCAACGGCCATGTCCGGGGTTATTTCCTGCAGGGTGTCGGTTTCTTGCGCGGCATCCGTCTGTGGAGGCTCCTGCAGCGTGTCGTCGGCCGGCGGTTCCTGCAGACCGACGTCTTCGGAGGATCCGGGCGGCTCCGCCAGCCCGGAACTGCTCGGGCCTTCGTCGGCGAAGCCAATGGGCTGGATGTCGTAGGCCTCCTGCACCTGCACCGTGGTCACGGCGCGCCATGAGGTCAGGGCCAGGGTCAGAAACAGCAGGCCCGGCAGCACCACCACGACGAGCTGGCGCATCACATAGCCCACGGGTATGTCGGCATTGCGCTGGCCCTTGAGCGCGTTGAGCAGGCGCCACGGCGCGTACTGCCGGGTGTGTGCGGGCAGGGCCTCGGTTCTGGGCGGCAGCTGCACCTGGCGCTCCTCGTCCGACAGCGGCGGCGCCCAGGCGGGCTTGAGCTTGGCCATGATGATGACGTAGGCCACATACAGGCCCGCGAGCATGATGCCGGGGAAGAAGGCGCCGGCATACAGCTGCACCACCGACACCCCGGCCGTGGCGCCGTACAGGATGAGCAGCACCGAGGGTGGAATCAGAATGCCCAGGCAGCCCCCGGCGGTGATGGCGCCCGCGGACATCGGGATGCTGTAGCCCGCGCGCAGCATGGCCGGCAGCGCCAGCAGCCCCATCAGCGTGACCACCGCGCCGACGATGCCCGTGGCGGTGGCGAAGATGGCGCAGGTCACAAGCGTGGCCACGGCCAGCGACCCCGGCACGCGCGCCATGGCCAGGTGCAGGCTCTTGAACAGCTTTTCGATCAGGTTGGCGCGCTCGACCAGGTAGCCCATGAAGACGAACAGCGGGATGGCGATCAGCACATCGTTGGCCATGCTCTTGTAGGCGGCCTGCACCATGAGGTCGAGCGTGCGCGTGATGTCGCGGTCATACGCGAGCCAGGTGAAGACCATGCCCATGCCCATGAGCGTGAACGCCGTGGGAAAGCCGAGCATGATGGCCACCACCACCAGCGACAGCATGAGCAGGCCCAGGTGGCCGTTGGTGACGGTCTCCACACTCAGCAGCAGCCAGGCGGCGCTGCCCACCACGAGCGCCATGATGGTCAGGCCAAACCAGAGTTCCTTGCGGATCTTCATCACTGGCCCTCCCGCTTCACGGGCTGGCTGGCGTCATAGGCCGTGCCCTCCACATGCACCATCTGCTTGAGCTTCTCGACGTCCACTTCCTCCACGTCGTCGCCGCGGCGCGGCCACGCCCCCTGCCTGAGGCAGATCACGCAGCGCGTGATCTCGGCCACGCCCTGCAGCAGCAATGCCGCGCCGGCCAGGGGAATGACGAACTTGAAGGGGTAGAGCGGCAGGGGCTCGGCGGAGAAGGTCTGCTCGCGGATCGCCAGGGACTCCTGGGCGTAGTTCCAGCCGGCCCAGGTCATGGCGAGTACGCCGGGAAGAAAGAACACGATGTAGAGCAGCAGGTCCAGCCCGGCCTGCACGCGCGGGCTGAAGAAGCCGTACAGCACGTCTCCACGCACATGGCCGTTCTTGGCCAGGGTGTAGGCGCCGGCCATCATGAACATGGTGCCGTAGAGCATGATCTGCGCGTCCAGCACCCAGGCATGGGGCTTGTTGAGCGCGTAGCGGGAGAACACCTCCCAGCAGATCAGCAGGGTCAGGGGCACGCAGGCCCAGGCGGCGGCTTTGCCGATGAAGGTCGACACGGCGTCGATCCCGAGAAGAAATTTTTGCATGGCAGTACGGCCGCGAGGGCCGGGCAACAAGGTGAAGCCACTGGGCTGGCCACGCGCAGGGCCCAGTGGGGGCAAAAAAGAAGGCCTTGCGCAGGCCTTCCCATGCACGGCGGGGCCTAGCCCTGCTTTGCGCCCTTCTTCGGGGCAAAGTAATGGTTCCACGCCATGCGGTAGTCGATGGTGGTGTCGTTCTGCCAGCGCCCGCTGCGTTGGGCAAATGCGCGCATGGACTCCATGACCTTCTTGAACATGGGGTTCTCGGCCGCCTTCTTGGCCGTCACCTTGTCCCAGGCGGCGAGCTGCGCGCGCAGGATGGCGTCGGGCGTCTTGTAGAACTTCACGCCTTGCTTGGAGGCCATTTCGGCGTAGTCCTTGGCGTAGCGGTCGGCGGCCTTCCAGCTCATGTCGGCGCTGGCCGCCTGCGTGGCGTAGTCGATGATGGCCTTGAGCTCGGCCGGCAGCGCGTCGTACTTGGTCTTGTTGAACAGCACCTCGAACTGCTCGCTGGACTGGTGAAAGCTCTGCAGCATGCAGTTCTTGGCCACGTCGGGGAAGCCCAGCACGCGGTCGCTCGACGCATTGTTGAACTCGGCCGCGTCGAGCAGGCCGCGGTCGAGCGCCGGAACGATCTCGCCGCCGGGCAGGGGATTGACGGCCACGCCCATCTCCGTGAACACGTCCACGGCCAGGCCCACGGTGCGGAACTTCAGGCCCTTCAGGTCTTCCACCTTGGCCACGGGCTTCTTGAACCAGCCCAGCGGCTGGGTGGGCATGGGGCCGTAGAGTTTGGAGACCACGTCCAGATTCAGGGTCTTGTAGATCTCATCGAGCAGTTCCTTGCCGCCGCCGTAGTTGTGCCAGGCCAGCACCATGTTGGCGTCCATGCCGAAGGCCGGGCCCGAGCCCCAGAGCGCCACGGCCTGGTTCTTGCCATACCAGTAGGCCACCACGCCATGGCCGCCATCGAGCGTGCCCTTGGCCACGGCATCGAGCAACTGGAAGGCCGGCACCACGGCGCCGGCGGGCAGCACCTCGATCTTCAGACGGCCACCGGCCATGTCGTTGATCTTCTTGGCGTAGTCCTGCGCGAACTCGTGGAAGATGTCCTTGGCCGGCCAGGTGCTCTGAAAGCGCAACGTGGTGGTCTGGGCGGTGCTGATCATCGGCACGGAAAGGGCGCCCGCGCCCACGGCGGCGCCCTTGAGTAGCTTGCGGCGGCCCGTGGTGGTGGTCTTCTCGGTCATCTACCTGTCTCCTTCCTTGATGTGGTTGCCTGGACAGTCCAGTGCGCACATCTTTGGCGAGCAGCAGGTCGTAACAAAGAGGGTTTACGCAAAGAGGGTTTACGCGCAGGTGCGTACCGCGCGTGTCAACGGGCCCTTGTCGCGGGGCGCCGCATGCGTGGGCGTGACAGGCCTTTAGCCTGGCGGCCT
Protein-coding regions in this window:
- a CDS encoding TRAP transporter large permease subunit; its protein translation is MKIRKELWFGLTIMALVVGSAAWLLLSVETVTNGHLGLLMLSLVVVAIMLGFPTAFTLMGMGMVFTWLAYDRDITRTLDLMVQAAYKSMANDVLIAIPLFVFMGYLVERANLIEKLFKSLHLAMARVPGSLAVATLVTCAIFATATGIVGAVVTLMGLLALPAMLRAGYSIPMSAGAITAGGCLGILIPPSVLLILYGATAGVSVVQLYAGAFFPGIMLAGLYVAYVIIMAKLKPAWAPPLSDEERQVQLPPRTEALPAHTRQYAPWRLLNALKGQRNADIPVGYVMRQLVVVVLPGLLFLTLALTSWRAVTTVQVQEAYDIQPIGFADEGPSSSGLAEPPGSSEDVGLQEPPADDTLQEPPQTDAAQETDTLQEITPDMAVDDAPSDQPPPNAGVAEPAAPDAAANGTQSQPAPTWWWVGFAILGAVTALFYVFLSFARLEIFKMLLGSFFPLMVLILAVLGSIVFGLATPTEAAAMGAFGGFLLAAAYKRLSMNVLSESVYLTAKTSAMVCWLFVGSAIFSSAFALLGGQEVIEKWVLSMNLSKVEFMILSQVVIFLLGWPLEWTEIIVIFMPIFIPLLSHFGVDPLFFGLLVALNLQTAFLSPPVAMSAFYLKGVAPPYVTLNQIFLGMLPFMGIQVLAIVMLYIWPAIGLWLPQLLYK
- a CDS encoding TRAP transporter small permease subunit; protein product: MQKFLLGIDAVSTFIGKAAAWACVPLTLLICWEVFSRYALNKPHAWVLDAQIMLYGTMFMMAGAYTLAKNGHVRGDVLYGFFSPRVQAGLDLLLYIVFFLPGVLAMTWAGWNYAQESLAIREQTFSAEPLPLYPFKFVIPLAGAALLLQGVAEITRCVICLRQGAWPRRGDDVEEVDVEKLKQMVHVEGTAYDASQPVKREGQ
- a CDS encoding TRAP transporter substrate-binding protein, producing the protein MTEKTTTTGRRKLLKGAAVGAGALSVPMISTAQTTTLRFQSTWPAKDIFHEFAQDYAKKINDMAGGRLKIEVLPAGAVVPAFQLLDAVAKGTLDGGHGVVAYWYGKNQAVALWGSGPAFGMDANMVLAWHNYGGGKELLDEIYKTLNLDVVSKLYGPMPTQPLGWFKKPVAKVEDLKGLKFRTVGLAVDVFTEMGVAVNPLPGGEIVPALDRGLLDAAEFNNASSDRVLGFPDVAKNCMLQSFHQSSEQFEVLFNKTKYDALPAELKAIIDYATQAASADMSWKAADRYAKDYAEMASKQGVKFYKTPDAILRAQLAAWDKVTAKKAAENPMFKKVMESMRAFAQRSGRWQNDTTIDYRMAWNHYFAPKKGAKQG